The region AATCAGTGTTACATTCTTAAATTAAGGGCAGAGAGTTACCAATTAATAAGGCAAACCACACAACAGCATTGAATGATTGCgttattgaatttttaaaagtaatttcaaTGTTTATGGCAATGTAATCCCTAGATGGGGAACTTTTATTACGACTGCCACAGAAAGCACcatgagcagcagcatcatCTCGCGAAAGTAGTTCGTACTCCACATGAAGCACAAAGCATCTTTCTGGAGTTTCATGCCAGTGCTCTTGGAGCTCAGTGTGGAGTAAAAAGGCTATGCATGCAATCCTTCAACAGTATTACTGGCCTGGTATGAAAGCAGACATCACAAAATGGGTGAGTGCATTATTGCTCCATATTTCTGTGACACTTAtggaaatatttatatatttaattccAGAGTGTTCTCAATTGttaagacacaaacacatccgCATGTCACAGTGGACTTGTGATACAATAATCCATCCGTGTCAGCAAGACTCAACATCCTGTGGGGCATTTGTCTGCAAGCTATGAGTGCAACTGACCCTTTGTTGAATACAGCTATTGAATATTACTGATTGTACTGTTTCTTGTATAGTTTACAGAGCTTCTCCCAAGTGGTGGGGTGCTGGATTTCAGCACTGATGCCATCACTCAGTTGAGGAGGGAAATGGCTTGTAGACTGGTCACtgattaagtttttttttttttttttttttctgtcaatgtaTCACCATATGCATTAAGGTGCCATTGAGAAATTAATTAGATATGTGCAATGTGTTTAGAAAACTTGTCAGGACTACCCAGAGCATTTGGGAATGCATGTCAAACTCCAGGTAGAAATTAAAATTAGCATGATGACTGGGTAAGAATAAAGTGACAGTTCTGTTTGCTTACAAATGTATCACTTATCTACTGTCATGCTTCTCCTCAAATTCAGTGTACAACATGTAGTCTATGGTTCCATTGGATTTGTGTTGGGAGACCACAATTGGAGCAGGAATTCTATTGTCCAGCATGTACACTGGCACAGGACCTGAAGTTTTCTGACAACAATCGAGGAGGAGGAACATACGATCTAGAGCCTTACTCGCACAAAATGCTGGCCTGTTAATAGGAAATCGGGATCTAGGGTATTCTCTTATTGGACTAGAACACCCTACCCGCTGAAATTTGAAATGCTACTTCTGAAGAGACCTGCCTCTTTTACAGGTGGGGCCTCACCATTGCAGGCACTGCAGATGTTGATGGGAAGGGTGTATCGGCCGGAAGCTCTCCACCCCTAGCTGCTACCCCTGTCTCTGTCCTCCTACTGACCTGATAATGTCTGACAGCTAAAGTTACTGCTAGTGTCCACTCAGCACTTATTGCACACAAGCCAACCAGAAACACTGGATCCACTGTCTTGTGGTGCCTTTCCAAGATTTCTTCCAATTTCTCTCTAGTTTTTAGGTTtcagggagtttttccttgccctTGTAGGCTGGGagtgctgttgtgttgtgttgtgttttcattttatatggATTGTTTACACATTTGTGCGCTCTATCAAGCAATCATCTGTAAAATAATTAAGGcccatacaaataaataactacttttttttttttctaatgccTTTCTTGCATAAATGTTTGGCTACTGATTCATTATAATTGCATTTTTGGAagtctttctttcattcaataaataacacACCATGTTTGGTTCATTTGGAGTAAAGCTCTTACATGGTAAGAGCTCTTACATGGTAAGAGCTTTACTCGTCAATACACAGTATTGACAAGCACTTAATGACAAATAAAGAGGTCTGAGTGGGTGCCTGTGTTATATGCTATACAATATACACAAAAGGAAGGAGAATGACTGTAAATCATTAAGTCGATGCATTCAGTACTGTGTTGTGGGTAGAATATTACCACTTGTATTCTACTCTTCCTTTGGCTCAGTGTTAGCAATTATTTAGTGTGTTTTGACAGTATTGTCTGAGTTAGATCATCACTGtttaaaagtattttctttGCCATAATGTGTAGTGTCATATAAGCCTGTAATGTAGTGGTCAATATGGCTGTAGCCtaggtttaaaaaaacaaaacaaacaaaaaccttcATGAATATGTTTGGGTAATTTCTAAGATAAGCCCAAGGTAACCAGTTGTTTTAAGtaaacccaaaacaaaatgCTGACGTACTTAATAAATATGTGACTGGAAGCAATAGAAACATAAGGCTTAGATGGCAATCCCCCTTcaaaccagcccctcctctctctacCAGCAGGACCTATCAGCCCATCAGcggcagagggaggaggacagaagaCAGCTTAGCCACAGGAACATGATTTCAGTTGGGTGCAGGCATGCTGACTGTCCCCCCAAATACTTTGGTAttgaaaaacaagaaagaaaaaatcttaATGACACCCATCCCTACAGCTAGCTAACTAATCCTAACCCCCAGCCAAACGCCCCACCCCCCACAACCACAGTACAGAAACCTAGGGAAAACCCTGCAAACCATCCTGAAAATGCACTTAAAGAATGAAAGAATTGGGTTAATTGCATCTCATTTACTACTTTTGTGGATCTCAGCAAATAGTTTGGTGACTACCATGTAATcataacaaatacaaataatagcaaaattataaataaaacccACATTTACcaaactggaattatcctttaaattttTAAGCCACATACTGTGATGTGTATGCGTATTCTTGCAAGGATGGGCTTCTGAAATCAGCAGGTATAGAAAATTGATAGCTAGAAACCAATTTTCAGCTGCGGTAGTGTTGAACTAATATGCGCAGCTTGAATAAAGAGTTGTATTTGTACCATTTAGAATGAAATTCAAATCTGTGCAAGCCAATTTTTGTGTtgctctttccttttttttttttttttcattttgtcctgtATGTTTCTATGCATTTTGTGTATATTCAGTGTTCACTCCAATGCTGGAAACTATATTTCTTATGATGAGGAATGTCTTCAAATTtaacttttctcttttcattatTTAGGTTGAGGATTGAGGTTGAAGAGTGAAATGAAATTCCTCACACTGGTATTGTCTTTCCATCTCTGAGTCATCTGAAATCAACAACCCCACACCAGCTGGCCATCATGAATGCCTCTGTCCCACCACTCACCAACAACACCCCCCCACTCTGCTACTCCATCAACAGCCCTCCATTCGAGGACTCCCCTTCCATCGCCTCAGCCTACTTCTCATCCATTTTCAGCTTTTTGGGTCTTACCTCCAACCTCATCGCCTTCGTAGTTCTCATAAAGTCTTTCCGGCGGACACATAGCCGATCACGATCCTTCTTCCTTATCTTCCTGGGTGGCCTGGTGGTCACTGACTTCATGGGTCTTCTGGTCACAGGCTCCATTGTGGTCTCCTTCCATGTCACGCACTTCAATTGGCGACAGATAGACCCGAACTGCCACTTCTGCAACTTCATGGGCATGTCCATGGTCTTTTATGGATTGTGCCCTCTGCTGCTTGGTGCTGCCATGGCCGTGGAACGCTTCATTGGCATCAACCTTCCATTTGCACGCTCCACCAGCATGCCAAAGGGCCGGACAGTCTCCATGGTGCTGATGGTGTGGTTGATCGCTGGTTGCATAGCTTTGCTGCCCCTATTGGGCGTTGGGAGCTACCACATGCAGATGCCCGGTTCCTGGTGTTTTTTCAACATCAGCTCTGAGGGAAATGACCTGGCCTTCTCCCTGCTCTTCTCACTGGTTGGGTTGACGTCCATCgctgtgtcatttttattgaaCACCGTGAGCGTGGTGACCCTGATCAAGGTTTGCTGTGGACAGGACAGTACCCAGCGTCGCCGAGACCATGAAGTGGAGATGATGTTGCAGCTTATCCTGATCATGGTCATAGCTTCTATCTGCTGGTGCCCCCTCCTGGTAAGTTTGCCCTTATGTCTGTTTGTAACCCTGCGTTTGctattttcacatgaaaatgtgGCATACAGCAAGGTTGATATAGAGATACTTAAACATGAATTCACTGTTATTCATTGTGCCTTGCAATATCTGCATGACAATCtcctttcaaaaaaaaactttcatatAATACCATTTCCAGTTCTAATTATTATACAAAACAAATTCATCTGCATCACCACTCTTTCTCTGAGGACCACCCTGAGCCAACCAACCTAAAGTTGCAAAATAAATGGAGCACTTGGAGTTTATTGTTAAGCATCACAGGAAAGTCTCTTGCACTGTTTCAACCTGTGTAAATAAGTGTGTGCCTCTGTAACTGTAAAATGTGGtctgtgacagtgtgtgtgttgtgtggtgATAAGACCCACAGGCGAGGGTGCCCTCTTCAGCTGCTGGCAGAAGCGGGATATCTGTTAACTCAATTTTTTGGTTTTCCTATATATATCTTTACATTGTGTACACTGTTGACAACTAATTTGACTGTAAACCCCTTTAGGTATAACTATAAAccagaaaagtaaaaagtgaagaaaacattttaaaccataTGTTCTGACAATCTGAAGTTTGAGGTAAAAGTGTCCATGGCACAACATCACTCGTGAGGTGGTTAATGGTAAGTTAAAAATACATTCACTGATGATATTGCAAGGCACAATGAATAACAGTCCCCACCAAATTACAATGTGAGAAATGTCGCTCAGGTATCTGAAAGCACCCAGTCCTGACCCTATCTATCCAGCTCTTTTTGTTATCAGTGCTGCCCTTCAACTGTTTGAACTATAATGAGGCATCAAAAGGCCCTAAGCTCCTTTTCTCTGCTTCCCCTCTACATGCTTCATTTCTTCCAAACCTCCTAACTAGCTGATCTGAAAGCTCTCTAGTGATCAGAGGGCACCTTAATGCCCTAGTTGAGATGACACATATCAGCTATAGAGCATGAGGGAAACTAGTGCCTTTAAAGGAAAAGAACTTGGATTTTACCTTTTGTAGCTTGGCTAACGGTTCTGTCAGTTATGAAAACATTGCACTCACAAATGTAATTGCTGATAATGTGGCAACATCACTAAAAAAAAGCCCAACAGGGCAACAAACAAGAGCATTCAGAAAAATATAACGGTTGAaaacagactgtatataaagatggacgtagcaaggTGTAACGTCACCCATTAGTTTACATTGGAGTCCCAGAactggggagagcagcaggtgagtgaactgtcaatcaacgcccacatggCAAACATCAAAGGTACTATAAGTCTTAAAATCTTCtttaacacacaatatgtaatttcagccgctaggggtctctcaatcaaaacaataaccatgacaataacaaaagacggagtgtgatgacggtatgaagtagcaagggatcattggagttgttgtcttcgttgttaaataaccagcttccccgggataggattactccagtgttaatcattcgagatgtttttaccgggagccgaattacccgcagaggtcttctcctctccagaacaaatgGACCCAGAGAtcacaggtaaaaacactgaataaagcagtttaacctaaaaaaatcagtgtttctccgacgatgtactGCAACCACCAGATGTCCGGTGCGGGCTGttagccaagctgctgctaacacttgttcggtttatttctctcataactttagatccagacgttcggccggtttctcccgggagccgaattatccgcagaggtctcctcctctcttaaAGATGAACGTATACGcagattaaaattgttaaaaatactgattgaagctgtttcacctaaaaaatcaatatttctctgatgtttggtgaccactgtacttcctggaggggctgtttgccaagctgctgctaatgttttcccagtttatttctcggataacttaagatccagacgtccaatgactaaaatccttcttctggctaaaagatatagttaaaagcaacctaaatttatcatgaaaatgtggcttaaaactgaataaaagtcaatttataacagtttctgtggaacaaccacaatgccgatgtattatcttgtatgtgtttaagttactctttggtagacgccattgtagcggacaaacacagcgccgccgtatgcatcttgtgcgtgtttactctttggtagaggaggtatgacgccattgacatgcgaccaaatgaaacggtccgttactttgattaaattacagatttctctgggtttgaaaattggaacatttgggataatgtaagtacacaactcatataacataggtctagttgtttttagacattttaatgtggaataattacatatcaTACCTTTAACTGAACAATAATTTCCACTTATTAGAAGGCCCAAATTTAGCAATTGaaaccataatgacttgttgaaaaaaattgaCTTAGTATTCCTAaagagaagttgacgcttttgaattggagtcagttggagccaggGATCTAGTGGCCGTCGGTGGAATTGCACTTTAAAGTATTTCTGCACTGGCTTCAGTCTCAAGCCGTGGTTGTTGCCACTTGGTTGAAAACAACCCCCCAGTTTCTGTTGGacctattttaaaaaaaaaatattgccaCCTTCtgagatctcagcaattacttgAGTGAGTAATGTTATCATAGCCAATAGAACCAATAGCCATagtaacaacattaaaaccCAAGTTGTAGTTTTCCTGCTAATTGTTCAGCCGTTATAGTATTAAAAACATAGTTGTAGAAGCAACATCAAGAATTGACTCCAACCACTCCATCCATTAAACCCACCTTCTATAGTGTCTTAGAAATTGATTGAGGGGAATGAAGTGCCAATTGATACCTCCATGACAAACCCATTCTCCATTATGTGATGGATGGGTCTGTCATATGGTGAAAAGAATAAACTTAAAGCCCCTATGTGTACATTATTATACAATCATGGCACCTTTCTAATTATTGTAATGAGGTTTATTGGGTATAAAAGTGACAATCTCAGTTATAACTTGTGCAGTCTATGTGCTGCTTTCAGTTGATTCATTGAAACAAATATTGCAGTCTACAGCAGGGTCATTTTTGATACTACCTCTTGAGTCACCAAAATCCGAAAGTCACATTTTATACATAAGGACTTCAAATTCATTACCAGTATTTTGAGCTA is a window of Thunnus thynnus chromosome 8, fThuThy2.1, whole genome shotgun sequence DNA encoding:
- the tbxa2r gene encoding thromboxane A2 receptor isoform X1 — translated: MNASVPPLTNNTPPLCYSINSPPFEDSPSIASAYFSSIFSFLGLTSNLIAFVVLIKSFRRTHSRSRSFFLIFLGGLVVTDFMGLLVTGSIVVSFHVTHFNWRQIDPNCHFCNFMGMSMVFYGLCPLLLGAAMAVERFIGINLPFARSTSMPKGRTVSMVLMVWLIAGCIALLPLLGVGSYHMQMPGSWCFFNISSEGNDLAFSLLFSLVGLTSIAVSFLLNTVSVVTLIKVCCGQDSTQRRRDHEVEMMLQLILIMVIASICWCPLLIFIAQTVLSRGHLQVKYLLLWLRFATWNQILDPWVYILFRRAVLQRIYPRLNWSRGSIMTLYPSFSDTIRRFTRSSLGSTLGSDETGETGKANVTPPSILKPPPPSP
- the tbxa2r gene encoding thromboxane A2 receptor isoform X2, translated to MNASVPPLTNNTPPLCYSINSPPFEDSPSIASAYFSSIFSFLGLTSNLIAFVVLIKSFRRTHSRSRSFFLIFLGGLVVTDFMGLLVTGSIVVSFHVTHFNWRQIDPNCHFCNFMGMSMVFYGLCPLLLGAAMAVERFIGINLPFARSTSMPKGRTVSMVLMVWLIAGCIALLPLLGVGSYHMQMPGSWCFFNISSEGNDLAFSLLFSLVGLTSIAVSFLLNTVSVVTLIKVCCGQDSTQRRRDHEVEMMLQLILIMVIASICWCPLLMYILMSAVTADPVNAVTVLSCIRMATWNQILDPWIYIMWQGSLLRSLLHKLFYPEVISRSNTYCYGYASPPGTKSWTPGYTSCFAGQSFRESTPGLTGPGAPS
- the tbxa2r gene encoding thromboxane A2 receptor isoform X3, which gives rise to MNASVPPLTNNTPPLCYSINSPPFEDSPSIASAYFSSIFSFLGLTSNLIAFVVLIKSFRRTHSRSRSFFLIFLGGLVVTDFMGLLVTGSIVVSFHVTHFNWRQIDPNCHFCNFMGMSMVFYGLCPLLLGAAMAVERFIGINLPFARSTSMPKGRTVSMVLMVWLIAGCIALLPLLGVGSYHMQMPGSWCFFNISSEGNDLAFSLLFSLVGLTSIAVSFLLNTVSVVTLIKVCCGQDSTQRRRDHEVEMMLQLILIMVIASICWCPLLMYILMSAVTADPVNAVTVLSCIRMATWNQILDPWIYIMWQGSLLRRVKNLYCTNCFIQRSSPGQIPTAMATLRHLEPNPGPLGIHPVSQGSPSENLPPA